In the Geobacter sp. FeAm09 genome, one interval contains:
- a CDS encoding lysophospholipid acyltransferase family protein yields the protein MKRILWPAQTALFYLLTLVGAVLPAGLVFPAGTVVGAVMARLLPKRRRIAIDNIRQALPFMKRHPDWTCPLETPEEIARELFRHLGISLLETCRLYHGRGDAIIGGVEIRGREHYERARERHKGIIFVTGHCGNWELLALAFSRTFGTSMSVVARRQNNPSLNAMVETMRLHYNNKVIYKDGGLRQMLGVLKKDGIIGILGDQAVFPEDGTLIDVLGRKAWATKAQVIIGRKTGAPLVPAFIHREGAKSVITFYPEYELGSDTSDEGIRRDVQALSRYVENFAVAHPADWYWVHRRWKRAGEPSC from the coding sequence ATGAAACGCATCCTCTGGCCCGCTCAGACGGCCCTGTTCTACCTGCTCACCCTGGTTGGGGCGGTCCTCCCCGCGGGCCTCGTCTTCCCCGCCGGAACGGTGGTCGGCGCCGTCATGGCCCGGCTGCTGCCCAAACGGCGGCGCATCGCCATCGACAATATCCGCCAGGCCCTCCCTTTCATGAAGCGGCATCCCGACTGGACCTGCCCCCTGGAAACCCCTGAAGAGATTGCCCGCGAACTATTCCGGCATCTGGGAATTTCCCTGCTTGAAACCTGCCGGCTGTACCACGGCAGGGGGGACGCCATCATCGGCGGCGTCGAGATCAGGGGGCGCGAACATTACGAGCGGGCCCGGGAGCGCCACAAGGGGATCATCTTCGTCACCGGCCATTGCGGCAACTGGGAATTGCTGGCTCTGGCGTTCTCCCGCACGTTCGGCACCTCCATGTCGGTCGTGGCGCGCCGCCAGAACAACCCCTCCCTCAATGCCATGGTGGAAACCATGCGGCTGCATTACAACAACAAGGTCATCTACAAAGATGGCGGCCTGCGGCAGATGCTCGGCGTGCTGAAAAAGGACGGGATCATCGGTATTCTGGGGGACCAGGCGGTTTTTCCCGAGGACGGGACACTGATCGATGTCCTCGGCAGGAAGGCCTGGGCCACCAAGGCCCAGGTCATCATCGGCCGGAAAACCGGGGCACCGCTGGTCCCGGCCTTCATCCATCGTGAAGGCGCAAAGAGCGTCATCACCTTCTATCCTGAATACGAGCTGGGCAGCGACACGTCGGACGAGGGTATCCGGCGCGATGTCCAGGCCTTGTCGCGCTATGTGGAGAACTTTGCCGTTGCGCATCCGGCTGACTGGTATTGGGTGCATCGCCGCTGGAAACGGGCCGGGGAACCGTCATGCTGA
- a CDS encoding phosphatase PAP2 family protein, protein MLNTKLLDFGVPLVVLVAATALIAVTGADLKAATFFYINGAWPVGDAQPWHFLYLYGHYPAYILGGAALALYVAGFAKSHLATFRKGAAFMVILLLLGPGLLVNAAFKDCWGRPRPREVAQFGGKRAFHSPWERGIPGNGKSFPSGHGASAFYLAMPYFALRRRSPRIARRIFVLGMLYGIVMGVARVSQGGHFVSDILWAWGVVHLTAVALYYLMGLDRETAPAGRG, encoded by the coding sequence ATGCTGAACACCAAGCTTCTTGATTTCGGAGTACCGCTTGTGGTGCTGGTGGCGGCAACGGCCCTTATTGCCGTCACCGGGGCCGACCTGAAGGCCGCGACGTTTTTTTACATCAACGGCGCCTGGCCCGTGGGGGATGCCCAACCGTGGCACTTCCTGTACCTCTACGGCCATTATCCCGCCTATATCCTGGGAGGGGCCGCGTTGGCGCTGTACGTGGCAGGCTTTGCCAAGTCGCACTTGGCGACTTTCAGGAAGGGCGCGGCTTTCATGGTGATCCTGCTGCTGTTGGGCCCCGGCCTGCTGGTCAACGCTGCCTTCAAGGATTGCTGGGGCCGCCCCCGGCCGCGGGAGGTCGCCCAGTTCGGCGGGAAACGTGCCTTCCACTCCCCCTGGGAAAGAGGCATTCCGGGCAACGGCAAGTCGTTTCCCTCCGGACACGGCGCCTCGGCCTTTTACCTGGCCATGCCGTATTTTGCCCTGCGCCGCCGCTCCCCGCGGATCGCACGGCGGATATTCGTCCTCGGCATGCTGTACGGCATCGTGATGGGAGTGGCCCGCGTCAGTCAGGGCGGGCATTTCGTCAGCGACATCCTGTGGGCCTGGGGGGTCGTCCACCTCACGGCCGTGGCGCTCTACTACCTGATGGGGCTTGACCGGGAGACCGCTCCCGCCGGCAGGGGGTGA